Part of the Kamptonema formosum PCC 6407 genome, CGATCGTTATGGAAGTGCCAGGTGTTGTCAACTGTCACTCTATCGCTTCTCGCGGTGCGATCGGTCGTCAAATATTTATTGAAATGCACTTGATTGTTGAGGCAAAAGATGTGGAGAATGCTCATTTAATTACAGAAATAGTAGAAGAGCGCTTGCAAGCAAGATTCAACCCTGCTAGAATTTTGATTCATATAGAGCCTCCTGCTTATCAATCTGAACAAATTACCTACTAAAGGTAATAGGTAATTGGTAATTTCTACAGGAATTACCCAAGATTAAATAATATTATGCCACAGTCCACAAACAACAGAAAAACACGGACAATACGAGATGATCCGTTCAATTAGCCTCAAATAGCCACGCCGCAAATAAAATTTCAGACCATATATTTACCTTGAATTCAATCCAACTTCAAAGAATTAACAGGCACTTCATCCCAAGAATCAACAGTCCGCAATCTAGCAGTCCAACCTTGTGTTTTTTGCAACTCCGTCAAATTCTTCTCAAAAGACTCGTGACACTCCTTTGCTTGAATCTCATCAACGCAAGCAATACAAGAATAAAGAAGGCCCGACGGATCGATTTGTTCATTTACCCAAATAGTCATAATTAATTTCCTCTTGTTTAACTCAATAATACAATCATTTGACCACTCCCCCCTACCCCCTCCTCTGCGAGGGGAGAGGGAAATTTCTTTCTTTCTTTCTTTCTTTCTTTCTTTCTTTCTTTCTTTCTTTCTTGCTTTCTTTCTCCGTTTCTCTGTTTCTCCCTTTCTCCGTTTTTCCCTTTCTCCCCCTTTGTAGGGAAGGGGGCTAGGGGTTAGGTGTTTCATCATCCCAATGATGATTACCGTGAGGCCAAACTCACAAGACTTTCTCCCGTAACCCGACAAATTCGCCAATCCGGTAAAACATCGGCCCCAATACCTTTGTAAAATGCGATCGCATTCTCATTCCAATCCAAAACACTCCACTCCAAACGTCCACAACCGCGTTCAACTCCCAATTTAGCCAAATAAGCAATTAAAGATTTACCAATACCTTGCCCTCGATATTCTGGCAACACAAACAAATCTTCTAAATAGATTCCTGGCTTAGTTAAAAATGTAGAATAGTTATGAAAAAATAGCGCCCAACCCACAACTTTACCCCCTATATCTGCTAAAATCACCTCAGCATAAGTGGGAGTCCCAAATAAATGAGTTTCCAATGTTGCCGCATCACCAGTAACAAGATGAGACAACTTTTCGTATTCCGCTAACGCCTTAATCAAATCAAAAAGTACAGGTACATCACTCCGCACCGCCGATCGCAAAATTACTTCAGAAGACATAGGTAGGAATGGTAATTGGTAATTGGTAATTGGTAATTGGTAATTGCTACTTGCTACTTGCTACTTGGTAATTTAGGGCTTACGCACATAGTACCGGAATGACACTTTTTTGCCTAAAAATGACACTTGCACGTCAACTGCACGTCAAAATGGCCTAATTTTGTGATGTGCAGCGCACCTATAAAAACGACTAAACCTCTTACAGTGTAAGAGGTTTAGAGATGCCAGGACCGGGACTTGAACCCGGGACACGAGGATTTTCAGTCCTCTGCTCTACCAACTGAGCTATCCCGGCGTTTTTTTCGCGCTTTACTATAATAACAGACTCTATCTAAATTTGGCAAGTAATTTTCCAAAAAATTTTGAGGGGAGGAACCTGCCAGCCTGTAATCTACAATCAAGAGTCTAAAATCTCAAATCACAATGGCTGAAAAACACGAGGACAAAGGGTACAGAAGCCTCCTTCCCCTAGCAATTATATGGCTAATAGCTGCGGCAAGCGATCGCCTCTGGTTTGCCCTAGACCGCTCCGTACCCGCTTGGGATCAGGCAGAATACCTGACAGGTACCTTGAACTACTGGCGAGTGTTACAACATCCCCAATGGCTTTCTGGCGAGTGGTGGACAAATTTTTGGCTGCTCTCATCCAAAATTCCCCCCTTAACTTACATCTTAACTGTCCCCTTTCTCAATCTCTTTGGTCTA contains:
- a CDS encoding GNAT family N-acetyltransferase, which gives rise to MSSEVILRSAVRSDVPVLFDLIKALAEYEKLSHLVTGDAATLETHLFGTPTYAEVILADIGGKVVGWALFFHNYSTFLTKPGIYLEDLFVLPEYRGQGIGKSLIAYLAKLGVERGCGRLEWSVLDWNENAIAFYKGIGADVLPDWRICRVTGESLVSLASR